One Rhodospirillales bacterium DNA segment encodes these proteins:
- the mutL gene encoding DNA mismatch repair endonuclease MutL, which yields MPIRRLPETVVNRIAAGEVVERPASAVKELVENSLDAGASRIEITLTDGGRTLIAVTDDGCGMDDGELALAVERHATSKLPDDDLRHIATLGFRGEALPSIGAVARLTVTSRPAGGACAWAIRVEGGRLAPVRPAAHPPGTRIEVRDLFFATPARLNFLKSRPTEVAHTVDAVSRLAMARPAVSFSLSEDARTLLSLPSAGIEGDDARLQRLSAVMGREFSANALAISAEREGIRLFGHAGLPTLHRRTSTHQYLFVNRRPVRDRLLHGAVRAAYHDLIAHDRHPLLALFLDVPADLVDVNVHPMKTEVRFRDAALVRGLIVGALKQALAAAGHRAASSAVSAPWTGSHGASGRGAWRPIPPPSLSTDSLTLALDAGFGVRGLAEDAAPFARGHGVSQPSAPTPDSDDAIPPLGFARAQVHATYIVAQTADGMVIVDQHAAHERLVHERLKAALASGGVTRQGLLLPEVVELDSTAIGRLTARLAELAELGLILEPFGPGAVVVREVPAVLGDLDVAGLIRDLAEDLATLDEATALRDRLANVCATMACHGSVRAGRRLAVDEMNALLRAMEATPHSGQCSHGRPTWVELKRADIEKLFGRR from the coding sequence ATGCCGATCCGCCGCCTGCCCGAGACCGTTGTCAACCGCATCGCCGCCGGCGAGGTGGTCGAGCGGCCGGCCTCGGCGGTGAAGGAACTGGTCGAGAACAGTCTCGATGCCGGGGCCTCACGGATCGAGATCACGCTGACCGACGGCGGCCGGACGCTCATTGCGGTTACCGACGACGGTTGCGGCATGGACGACGGCGAGCTTGCGCTCGCCGTCGAGCGGCACGCGACCTCGAAGCTGCCGGACGACGACCTTCGCCACATCGCCACGCTCGGCTTTCGCGGCGAGGCACTGCCGTCGATCGGCGCGGTGGCGCGCCTCACCGTCACCAGCCGGCCGGCTGGCGGCGCCTGCGCCTGGGCGATCCGCGTCGAGGGCGGACGTCTGGCGCCGGTGCGGCCGGCGGCGCATCCGCCCGGCACCCGCATCGAGGTCCGCGATCTCTTCTTCGCGACGCCGGCACGGCTGAACTTTCTCAAGAGCCGACCGACCGAGGTCGCCCATACCGTCGATGCCGTCAGCCGCCTCGCCATGGCCCGGCCGGCCGTATCCTTCTCGCTCAGCGAAGACGCTCGAACCCTGCTGTCCCTGCCGTCCGCGGGTATCGAGGGCGACGATGCACGCCTTCAGCGGCTCTCCGCGGTCATGGGCCGCGAGTTCTCCGCCAACGCGCTGGCGATTTCGGCCGAGCGCGAGGGCATCCGACTTTTCGGTCATGCCGGACTGCCGACCCTGCACCGCCGGACGTCGACGCACCAGTACCTGTTCGTCAATCGCCGCCCGGTGCGCGATCGCCTGCTGCATGGCGCCGTGCGCGCCGCCTACCACGACCTGATCGCCCACGACCGTCATCCGCTGCTCGCCCTCTTTCTCGACGTTCCCGCCGACCTCGTCGACGTCAACGTTCACCCGATGAAAACCGAAGTGCGCTTCCGCGACGCGGCATTGGTTCGCGGACTGATCGTCGGCGCGCTGAAACAGGCGCTGGCCGCCGCCGGCCACCGCGCCGCATCGTCGGCAGTCTCGGCGCCATGGACCGGCAGCCACGGCGCCAGCGGGCGCGGCGCTTGGCGTCCAATTCCGCCGCCATCGCTGTCCACCGACAGCCTGACACTGGCACTCGATGCCGGCTTCGGCGTGCGCGGCCTTGCCGAAGACGCGGCGCCCTTCGCGCGGGGGCATGGGGTGTCGCAGCCGTCGGCACCGACGCCAGACAGCGACGATGCCATTCCTCCGCTTGGCTTCGCCCGGGCGCAGGTGCACGCCACCTACATTGTCGCCCAGACGGCCGATGGCATGGTCATCGTCGATCAGCACGCCGCCCACGAGCGCCTCGTCCACGAGCGCCTGAAGGCAGCTCTCGCCAGCGGCGGCGTCACCCGCCAGGGCCTCCTCCTGCCCGAGGTCGTCGAGTTGGATAGCACGGCGATCGGCCGCCTCACCGCCCGGCTCGCCGAGCTGGCCGAGCTGGGCCTGATCCTCGAGCCGTTCGGCCCGGGAGCCGTCGTCGTCCGTGAGGTTCCGGCGGTGCTTGGCGATCTCGACGTCGCCGGCCTCATCCGTGACCTCGCCGAGGACCTCGCCACGCTCGACGAGGCGACAGCCCTGCGTGACCGGCTCGCCAATGTCTGCGCGACCATGGCCTGTCATGGCAGCGTGCGCGCCGGGCGCCGGCTTGCTGTCGATGAGATGAACGCGCTGTTGCGGGCGATGGAAGCGACCCCACATTCCGGCCAGTGCAGCCACGGCCGGCCGACCTGGGTCGAGCTCAAGCGCGCCGACATCGAAAAACTGTTCGGTCGGCGCTAG
- the pgi gene encoding glucose-6-phosphate isomerase, producing the protein MSSITGTQAWGALEAHANAVKNTHMRDLFAQDPERFRAFSLTLGDLLFDYSKNRITAETLRLLVDLARAADLDGWRAKMFSGEKINATEGRAVLHVALRNTLDKPIFVGGEDVMPEVVRVREQMRTFSEAVRSGAWTGHTGEPITDVVNIGIGGSDLGPVMVTEALKPYLQDGLRVHFISNVDGTHAAETLKRLRPESALFIVASKTFTTQETIANARTARAWLVEALGEAAVAKHFVALSTNEPAVTAFGIDPANMFAFWDWVGGRYSLWSAIGLPIAIAIGMDRFDELLAGGRAMDAHFCTAPLEANIPVLMGLIGIWNSNFLGAETYAVLPYDQYLHRLPAFLQQSDMESNGKYVTRSGGRVDYKTGPVLFGEPGTNGQHSFYQLVHQSTRLVPCDFIAPAKSHNPIGEHHALLLSNFFAQPEALMKGKSEAEVRSELTAQGLSGEALEALVPHKVFDGNRPTNSILVKQVDPYTLGLIIAAYEHKIFTQGVVWQINSFDQWGVELGKQLAKVILPELQNDAVVTGHDGSTNGLINTFKELRART; encoded by the coding sequence ATGTCGTCGATCACGGGCACGCAGGCGTGGGGCGCGCTGGAGGCGCACGCCAACGCGGTCAAAAATACCCACATGCGCGACCTGTTCGCACAGGACCCCGAGCGCTTCCGAGCATTCTCGCTGACGCTGGGCGATCTGCTGTTCGATTATTCGAAAAACCGGATCACCGCCGAGACGCTGCGGCTGCTCGTCGATCTCGCGCGTGCCGCCGATCTCGATGGCTGGCGAGCGAAGATGTTCTCCGGCGAGAAGATCAACGCCACCGAAGGGCGCGCCGTCCTGCACGTGGCGCTGCGCAACACGCTCGACAAGCCGATCTTCGTCGGCGGCGAGGACGTGATGCCGGAGGTGGTGCGGGTGCGTGAGCAGATGCGCACGTTCTCCGAGGCGGTGCGCAGCGGCGCGTGGACGGGGCACACCGGCGAGCCGATCACCGACGTCGTCAACATCGGCATCGGTGGCTCGGACCTCGGGCCGGTGATGGTCACCGAGGCCCTCAAGCCTTACCTACAGGATGGCCTGCGCGTCCACTTCATCTCCAACGTCGACGGCACCCACGCCGCCGAGACGCTCAAGCGCCTGCGCCCCGAGAGCGCGCTGTTCATCGTCGCCTCCAAGACGTTTACCACCCAGGAAACCATCGCCAACGCCAGGACGGCGCGGGCTTGGCTGGTCGAGGCGCTGGGCGAGGCAGCGGTCGCCAAGCACTTCGTCGCCCTTTCGACCAACGAGCCGGCGGTCACCGCGTTCGGCATCGATCCCGCCAACATGTTCGCCTTCTGGGACTGGGTCGGCGGGCGCTACTCCCTGTGGTCGGCGATCGGCCTGCCCATCGCCATCGCCATCGGCATGGATCGGTTCGACGAACTGCTCGCCGGCGGCCGCGCGATGGACGCCCATTTCTGCACGGCACCCCTGGAGGCGAACATCCCGGTACTGATGGGATTGATCGGCATCTGGAATTCGAATTTCCTCGGCGCCGAGACCTACGCCGTCCTGCCTTATGATCAGTACCTGCACCGCCTGCCGGCGTTCCTGCAACAGTCGGACATGGAGAGCAACGGCAAGTACGTCACCCGCAGCGGCGGGCGGGTCGACTACAAGACCGGCCCGGTGCTGTTCGGCGAACCGGGAACCAACGGCCAGCACTCCTTCTATCAGCTCGTCCACCAAAGCACCCGGCTGGTTCCGTGCGACTTCATCGCGCCGGCGAAGTCGCACAACCCGATCGGCGAGCATCACGCGCTGCTGCTCTCCAACTTCTTCGCCCAGCCGGAAGCGCTGATGAAAGGCAAGTCGGAAGCCGAGGTGCGCAGCGAGCTGACGGCACAGGGCCTGTCCGGCGAGGCACTCGAGGCCCTGGTGCCGCACAAGGTCTTCGACGGCAACCGGCCGACCAATTCGATCCTGGTCAAGCAGGTCGATCCTTACACTCTCGGCCTGATCATCGCCGCCTACGAGCACAAGATCTTCACCCAAGGAGTGGTCTGGCAGATCAATTCATTCGATCAGTGGGGCGTCGAACTCGGCAAACAGCTCGCCAAGGTAATCCTGCCCGAGTTGCAAAACGACGCGGTGGTCACCGGCCATGACGGCTCGACCAATGGCCTGATCAACACGTTCAAGGAGTTGCGGGCTCGCACCTGA
- a CDS encoding efflux RND transporter periplasmic adaptor subunit: MWSSARFRKLVLLGVVTFGVVGSAVYFFADTRPPIGYRTAEIAQGQIVSIVDASGTLKPQALVSISAQSTGQIADVPVNLNASVKTGDVLARLDSGTAEARLAMAAADLNVARGQVEIAGDQAEQAQRQVDNARATLQGIHADVEHAELARGDANRDLKRKRELLQTGDAAPVESDKARTASGQADAAFASARARENAAQAALAAAEAQVKVAQSGEANAVAIVAAREAALRQARLDLDHTTIRSPIDGIVVESNAVVGQTVSAAAQAAPLFAVANDLHKLDLHANVDEADIGRIIEGQVATFTFDAYPGQVFTGKVAEIRKTPQVLQSVVSYDVIISVVNDDLKLLPGMTADTRIVTGERDDVLMVPNAAFRFRPSAAHERSAVPAAGAESGTPSTATIWRLTHGGHLQALAVRAGLSDGIETEIAGGDVAVGDAIVIGANKGSAPETRDARVGPLKF, from the coding sequence GTGTGGTCGTCGGCACGGTTTCGTAAGCTGGTCTTGCTCGGCGTCGTTACCTTTGGTGTCGTGGGGAGTGCCGTCTATTTTTTCGCCGATACGCGGCCACCGATCGGATATCGCACCGCCGAGATCGCGCAAGGTCAGATCGTCAGCATCGTCGATGCGTCGGGCACGCTGAAGCCACAGGCCCTTGTTTCCATCTCAGCGCAGAGCACTGGTCAGATCGCTGATGTTCCGGTCAATCTCAATGCGTCCGTCAAGACCGGGGATGTTCTCGCGCGGCTAGACTCCGGCACCGCGGAAGCCCGGCTGGCGATGGCCGCCGCCGATCTCAACGTCGCGCGTGGTCAGGTCGAGATCGCGGGGGATCAGGCGGAACAGGCCCAGCGGCAGGTGGACAACGCGCGCGCCACGTTGCAGGGAATCCACGCCGACGTCGAGCACGCCGAACTGGCGCGCGGCGACGCCAATCGGGACCTGAAGCGCAAGCGCGAGTTGTTGCAGACCGGCGACGCCGCGCCGGTTGAGTCGGACAAGGCGAGGACAGCATCTGGACAGGCCGACGCCGCGTTTGCCTCAGCCAGGGCTCGGGAGAACGCTGCGCAGGCCGCTCTCGCCGCCGCCGAGGCGCAAGTCAAGGTCGCGCAGTCGGGCGAGGCCAACGCCGTTGCCATCGTTGCCGCGCGCGAAGCCGCGCTCAGGCAGGCGCGACTTGACCTCGATCATACGACGATCCGTTCACCGATCGACGGCATCGTCGTCGAGTCAAACGCCGTCGTCGGGCAGACGGTAAGCGCTGCCGCGCAAGCAGCGCCGCTTTTCGCCGTGGCCAACGACCTGCACAAGCTCGATTTGCACGCGAACGTCGACGAAGCCGATATTGGCCGCATCATCGAGGGGCAGGTGGCGACATTTACATTCGACGCTTATCCAGGGCAGGTCTTCACCGGCAAGGTCGCGGAAATTCGCAAGACGCCGCAAGTCCTGCAGAGCGTCGTCAGTTATGACGTTATCATCTCCGTGGTCAACGATGACCTCAAGCTTCTACCCGGCATGACCGCGGATACCCGCATCGTCACTGGCGAGCGCGACGACGTTCTCATGGTGCCGAACGCGGCCTTCCGCTTTCGTCCTTCTGCCGCGCACGAGCGATCCGCAGTACCCGCCGCTGGCGCAGAGAGTGGGACGCCGTCAACGGCGACGATCTGGCGCCTGACCCATGGTGGCCACCTTCAGGCCCTTGCCGTGCGTGCCGGCCTGTCGGACGGGATCGAGACTGAGATCGCTGGCGGCGATGTTGCTGTCGGGGACGCGATCGTGATCGGAGCGAACAAGGGCTCGGCCCCGGAAACGCGGGACGCCCGCGTCGGGCCACTGAAGTTCTAG
- a CDS encoding ABC transporter ATP-binding protein: MHPPLIETVALSKRYRLGDFEVPALLDVSLAIERGDFIAVMGRSGSGKSTLMNQIGCLDRPTSGHYRFDGDDVSALGPDELARVRNRKVGFCFQSFNLLPRANAIDNVAVPLVYAGIEARARRQRAEAAIAAVGLTERAHHLPSQLSGGQQQRIAIARALVNRPVLILADEPTGTLDERTGLEIMVLFRRLNRAGITILLVTHDPDVARFADRVIVLRDGRMVEDRSQAPIDPTALLTRAPAEVLA, translated from the coding sequence ATGCATCCTCCCCTGATCGAGACCGTGGCCCTTTCCAAGCGCTATCGCCTCGGCGACTTCGAAGTCCCCGCACTGCTCGACGTCTCGCTCGCGATCGAGCGTGGCGATTTCATCGCGGTGATGGGGCGATCCGGCTCGGGCAAATCGACCCTGATGAACCAGATCGGTTGTCTTGATCGGCCGACATCGGGTCACTATCGCTTCGATGGCGACGACGTCTCGGCGCTTGGTCCCGATGAACTGGCGCGCGTGCGCAACCGCAAAGTTGGTTTTTGCTTTCAGTCGTTCAACCTGTTGCCACGGGCAAACGCCATCGACAACGTCGCGGTGCCGCTGGTCTATGCCGGAATTGAGGCCCGCGCGCGACGCCAGCGTGCCGAGGCGGCGATCGCCGCGGTCGGCCTCACCGAGCGCGCCCACCATCTGCCGAGTCAGCTTTCCGGCGGCCAACAGCAACGGATCGCCATTGCCCGGGCCCTGGTCAACCGGCCGGTGCTGATCCTTGCCGACGAGCCGACCGGGACACTCGACGAACGCACCGGACTTGAGATCATGGTGCTGTTTCGGCGGCTCAACCGGGCTGGGATCACCATACTGCTGGTCACTCACGATCCGGATGTAGCCCGGTTCGCTGATCGCGTCATCGTCCTGCGCGACGGCCGGATGGTGGAAGATCGAAGCCAGGCTCCGATCGATCCGACAGCACTGCTCACTCGCGCGCCCGCCGAGGTGCTCGCATGA
- a CDS encoding ABC transporter permease, whose amino-acid sequence MTFLDALLSAVQALRANVLRSALTMLGIVIGVAAVILVVAIGSGARDVIVRQISSLGSNLIVIDPLSVPIGSMRGIGGNGRSLSEDDADAIRRDVPDIQDAVPMVRGSVLAVRGDLNVVTPIYGVTLGFLDARDWEIANGRSFANDEMNAGDKVALIGKTVARALFGEIDPVGAAIRIQRVPFTVVGVLAAKGQTTSGKDQDDVIIAPLKTVKARVLGVNPAAPQRVDSMLVKVSEGADLSVTEEEVRGLLRERHRLQTFQEDDFSIKNLAEVLQIKQASAQALASLVAAVASVSLLVGGIGIMNIMLVSVIERTREIGIRMAVGARRRDILAQFLVEAVSVSAIGGGVGLIIGIVAAGVVASIAGWPWIISPVAVLLAVGFSVGVGVVFGFYPARRAAWLDPIEALRHE is encoded by the coding sequence ATGACCTTTCTCGATGCCCTCCTCAGTGCCGTGCAGGCGCTGCGCGCCAACGTCCTGCGCAGCGCCCTGACCATGCTGGGGATCGTCATCGGCGTGGCGGCGGTCATCCTCGTCGTCGCCATCGGTTCGGGCGCGCGCGACGTCATTGTCCGGCAAATCAGCAGTCTTGGCTCCAACCTGATCGTCATCGATCCACTTTCCGTGCCGATCGGCAGCATGCGAGGGATCGGCGGGAACGGCCGCTCACTCTCCGAGGACGACGCGGACGCAATCCGACGCGATGTGCCGGATATCCAGGACGCCGTCCCCATGGTGCGGGGCAGCGTCTTAGCCGTTCGCGGTGACCTTAACGTCGTTACGCCGATTTACGGGGTAACGTTGGGGTTTCTCGACGCACGCGACTGGGAGATCGCCAACGGGCGAAGTTTCGCCAACGACGAGATGAACGCGGGAGACAAGGTCGCGCTGATCGGAAAGACAGTCGCGCGCGCACTATTTGGCGAGATCGATCCCGTCGGCGCCGCCATCCGCATCCAGCGCGTTCCGTTCACCGTCGTCGGCGTGCTCGCCGCCAAGGGACAGACGACGTCGGGTAAAGACCAGGACGATGTGATCATCGCACCGCTCAAGACGGTCAAGGCGCGCGTTCTCGGAGTCAATCCGGCAGCGCCTCAGCGAGTGGATTCGATGCTGGTCAAGGTGAGCGAGGGCGCCGATTTGAGCGTCACCGAGGAAGAGGTGCGCGGTCTTTTGCGTGAGCGCCACCGGCTTCAGACCTTCCAGGAAGATGATTTCTCGATCAAGAATCTCGCCGAGGTCCTGCAGATCAAGCAGGCCTCGGCGCAGGCCCTGGCCTCGCTCGTCGCCGCCGTCGCCTCTGTCTCACTGCTTGTCGGCGGCATCGGCATCATGAATATCATGCTCGTCTCGGTCATCGAGCGCACCCGCGAGATCGGCATCCGCATGGCGGTCGGCGCACGCCGTCGCGACATCCTTGCGCAATTCCTTGTCGAGGCGGTGAGCGTATCGGCAATCGGCGGCGGCGTCGGCCTAATCATCGGTATCGTCGCCGCTGGCGTTGTCGCCTCGATCGCCGGCTGGCCATGGATCATCAGCCCCGTCGCCGTGCTGCTCGCCGTCGGATTCAGCGTTGGCGTCGGCGTCGTCTTCGGCTTCTACCCGGCCCGCCGGGCGGCATGGCTCGATCCGATCGAGGCACTCCGCCATGAATAG
- a CDS encoding TolC family outer membrane protein gives MNRRIQRLVANGIIATVLTPTVLAPGALGLSLIVGPSVAAAETLSEALAQAYANNSMLAAARAELRRTDELVPEALSGWRPQADVTTGGGYVFSGGGSGGASNVTQSSGPAVALDLRVKQPIYNFVTPATVRQAKSAVRAQRARLTAVEQDTLLHTATAYLDVLRAESVLQLTGDQQRQLDRDLQSAQRRFALGELKNSDIAQSEAGVARARAMRTQAEGSLQSARAALSALTGSAPDALTMPVMPDDLPATEAEAADASVNSPNVIAADFALRAAEDGVDVSFGQELPQAYVQADAGASTQSILGLVSFPLYHGGMLDAQVRAAKQLVGQRQREADGQRRQAKQAAITAWALLQSGRANEESYQAQVKATQVAADGIGREGGLGLRTMTDVLLSRQQVLEAQVESLGAQRDALVGAYQLLAAVGRLTANDLNLDVQKYDPTAHYNDVSQLWGGRDIGDDK, from the coding sequence ATGAATAGGCGGATCCAGCGCTTGGTGGCGAACGGCATCATCGCCACCGTGCTGACACCCACCGTGCTGGCACCGGGGGCGCTGGGACTGAGCCTGATTGTCGGCCCGTCTGTCGCCGCCGCCGAAACGCTCAGCGAAGCGCTGGCGCAGGCTTACGCGAACAATTCGATGCTGGCGGCGGCGCGGGCGGAACTGCGGCGAACGGACGAACTCGTGCCGGAAGCGCTGTCCGGTTGGCGGCCTCAGGCGGACGTGACCACCGGCGGTGGATACGTCTTCAGCGGCGGCGGCAGCGGCGGTGCCAGCAACGTCACGCAATCCAGCGGACCGGCAGTGGCACTGGACCTGCGTGTCAAACAGCCGATCTACAATTTCGTCACTCCGGCCACGGTCCGGCAGGCAAAGAGCGCGGTGCGGGCACAAAGGGCACGGCTGACGGCGGTCGAGCAGGACACGCTCCTGCATACGGCCACGGCCTACCTGGACGTGCTTCGTGCCGAGAGTGTGCTGCAGCTAACTGGAGATCAGCAACGCCAACTCGATCGTGACCTTCAATCGGCGCAGCGGCGGTTCGCTCTTGGTGAGCTTAAGAACAGCGACATCGCTCAGTCGGAAGCCGGGGTCGCGCGAGCACGGGCGATGCGCACCCAGGCGGAAGGCTCGCTGCAATCGGCGCGCGCTGCGCTGAGCGCGCTGACGGGCAGCGCTCCGGACGCCTTGACGATGCCGGTGATGCCCGATGACCTGCCGGCGACGGAAGCCGAGGCCGCCGATGCGTCGGTGAACAGCCCAAACGTCATCGCTGCCGATTTCGCTCTGCGCGCGGCCGAAGACGGCGTCGACGTCAGTTTCGGCCAGGAACTGCCGCAGGCCTACGTGCAGGCCGATGCCGGTGCCTCAACCCAATCGATCCTCGGGCTGGTCTCCTTTCCGCTCTACCACGGCGGCATGCTGGATGCGCAGGTTCGCGCCGCCAAGCAGCTTGTCGGCCAACGACAGCGGGAAGCCGACGGGCAACGACGGCAAGCGAAACAGGCGGCGATCACCGCCTGGGCGTTGCTGCAGAGCGGGCGCGCCAACGAAGAGTCCTATCAAGCGCAGGTCAAGGCCACGCAGGTCGCCGCCGATGGTATCGGCCGGGAAGGTGGCCTCGGCCTGCGAACAATGACCGACGTCCTCCTGTCGCGCCAGCAGGTGCTTGAAGCTCAGGTCGAAAGCCTCGGCGCGCAGCGGGACGCACTCGTCGGTGCCTACCAACTGCTCGCTGCCGTTGGGCGACTGACCGCGAACGACCTCAATCTTGACGTGCAGAAATACGACCCAACTGCGCATTACAACGACGTCAGCCAACTATGGGGTGGGCGTGATATCGGAGACGACAAGTAA
- a CDS encoding Bax inhibitor-1/YccA family protein, giving the protein MAFGPDRRFDVRTEPMTRSQAASAQIDVGLRQYMLRVYNYMALGVALTGIIAMLVASNVALMQTIALGPAKWVLFIGVLGLGFFAPKIMMSRSVGAAQACFWAYAAMWGALIAPFFYMYTGDSIARAFFITAGAFAGMSLYGYTTKRDLSAMGRFLVMASIGVMIALVVNIFVQSSGLHLVMSFVVPVIFAGLTAFETQQIKSWYYESDARDVAQRKSIFGAFMLYGSFVTMFIWILQLVGVARSE; this is encoded by the coding sequence ATGGCTTTCGGACCTGATCGGCGGTTTGACGTTCGAACCGAGCCGATGACACGTTCGCAGGCGGCGTCCGCGCAAATTGATGTCGGCCTTCGCCAATACATGCTGCGGGTCTACAACTACATGGCGCTTGGCGTTGCGCTCACCGGCATCATTGCCATGCTGGTCGCTAGCAATGTCGCGCTGATGCAAACCATCGCCCTCGGCCCGGCCAAGTGGGTGCTGTTCATTGGTGTTCTCGGCCTCGGCTTCTTCGCCCCGAAGATCATGATGTCGCGCAGCGTGGGTGCAGCGCAGGCGTGCTTCTGGGCGTATGCGGCAATGTGGGGAGCGTTAATCGCGCCCTTCTTCTACATGTACACGGGAGACAGCATCGCGCGCGCCTTCTTCATCACCGCGGGCGCCTTCGCCGGTATGAGCCTTTATGGCTACACCACGAAGCGAGACCTGTCGGCGATGGGCCGTTTCCTGGTAATGGCAAGCATCGGCGTGATGATTGCCCTGGTCGTCAACATCTTCGTGCAGTCGAGCGGCTTGCATCTGGTGATGTCGTTCGTCGTTCCGGTGATCTTCGCCGGCCTGACCGCGTTCGAAACGCAACAGATCAAAAGCTGGTACTATGAGTCAGACGCCCGAGACGTCGCTCAGCGCAAATCGATATTCGGTGCGTTCATGCTCTACGGCAGTTTTGTGACGATGTTTATCTGGATCCTGCAACTCGTAGGCGTCGCACGCAGCGAATAG
- the thpR gene encoding RNA 2',3'-cyclic phosphodiesterase → MFRLFVGVLFPDDIRNRLSSLYSGLPGARWVDAQSMHLTLRFIGEVGGGQAEDIDAALQRVTAPAFDLVVSSVDFFESGGKVHTLWAGVDKQPLLMHLRDKIESAVVRAGCTPERRKFKAHVTLARFRTDPGPRIGAFLQLNGRLSIGPFTIDRFILFRSHLGSERAHYEILAEYPLDLYAAPRRAI, encoded by the coding sequence ATGTTCCGCTTGTTCGTCGGCGTCCTGTTTCCGGATGACATCCGAAACCGGTTATCGTCCCTTTATTCCGGATTGCCGGGAGCGCGGTGGGTCGATGCGCAGAGCATGCATCTCACATTGCGGTTTATCGGCGAGGTGGGCGGTGGGCAGGCCGAGGACATCGACGCGGCGCTGCAACGGGTGACGGCCCCCGCCTTCGACCTCGTCGTCTCGAGCGTCGACTTCTTCGAGTCGGGCGGCAAGGTGCATACGTTGTGGGCGGGGGTGGATAAGCAGCCGTTGCTGATGCATCTGCGCGACAAGATTGAATCGGCGGTGGTACGCGCCGGTTGCACCCCCGAGCGACGCAAGTTCAAGGCACACGTAACCCTTGCCCGGTTCCGCACCGATCCGGGACCGCGCATCGGCGCTTTTCTTCAACTCAATGGGCGGCTGTCGATCGGCCCGTTTACAATCGATCGATTTATCCTCTTCCGCAGTCACCTGGGAAGCGAACGCGCGCATTACGAGATCCTGGCCGAGTACCCGCTCGATCTCTACGCGGCGCCGCGCCGGGCCATCTGA
- a CDS encoding HAD-IA family hydrolase has product MPVTNKDRIVLVIFDCDGVLVDSELLAAEVLATELTAIGFDLTARECIRRYTGLSMPRVFELIEAERGQPLPAGFTDRLRASDESAFRRSLSAMPGARDVLLRLPQPRCVASSGRIAKIRLTLTLSRLIDLVEPHLFSAEMVEHGKPAPDLFLYAAARMGAAAKDCVVIEDSPAGVQAAVAAGMHVLGFSGGSHCDNDYPAILRQAGATRVFARMHDLPVLIRAI; this is encoded by the coding sequence ATGCCGGTGACGAACAAAGATCGCATCGTTCTCGTGATCTTCGACTGTGATGGCGTCCTCGTCGATTCAGAACTGCTCGCCGCCGAGGTCCTGGCCACGGAACTGACCGCCATCGGCTTCGATCTGACGGCGCGGGAATGCATCCGGCGTTACACCGGACTGAGCATGCCGCGGGTGTTCGAACTGATCGAAGCCGAGCGGGGACAACCGTTACCGGCGGGGTTCACCGATCGGCTGCGGGCGAGCGACGAGAGCGCGTTCCGCCGCTCGCTCAGCGCAATGCCGGGCGCGCGCGACGTCCTTCTGCGCCTCCCGCAGCCCCGGTGCGTCGCGTCGTCCGGACGCATCGCCAAAATACGGCTGACACTGACGCTGAGCCGACTCATCGATCTTGTCGAGCCGCATCTTTTTTCGGCGGAGATGGTGGAACACGGCAAGCCGGCGCCAGACCTGTTCCTTTATGCCGCCGCGCGCATGGGGGCCGCGGCGAAGGACTGTGTCGTGATCGAAGATTCACCGGCGGGGGTTCAGGCAGCGGTTGCCGCCGGCATGCACGTCCTGGGCTTTTCTGGCGGCAGCCATTGCGACAACGATTATCCGGCGATCCTGCGGCAAGCAGGCGCCACGCGGGTCTTCGCGCGCATGCATGATCTCCCGGTTCTCATTCGGGCGATTTAG